One genomic segment of Cardinium endosymbiont of Philonthus spinipes includes these proteins:
- a CDS encoding dihydrolipoamide acetyltransferase family protein: protein MSLITLYLPKMGESVMEAIVLHWCVSEGATIVEGAPLLEVATDKVDAEIPAAYTGKVKKLLVSKGAVVAIGAPIALLEVENIVLPTVAHEQSSIGVQSTVAAVAATLPPPNVGDRSFALQAFSKAKLTPVARHIAKQHGISADELSRLAGCATDHWVTKAALLAYLSKRMPNHTPPSDRHLFHEAVTPLEGDEVVQMDRVRKLIADRMVASKQIAPHVTSFIRADVTSIVAWRNQYKASFEEKYGIKLTYNPIFMTVIARALQQFPLLNAVVAADRIIKRKHVNIGFAVALPDGNVLVPVVHRVEQLGLVSLARQIDVLIHKARSGTIMPDALTGASYTISNIGCFDNLMGTPIIVQPQVAILALGLIEKRPAVVYVQGKETIAIRDELFLSHTYDHRIIDGALGGGFLKHLAKELTSFVENIDQYPFT from the coding sequence ATGTCCTTAATAACACTCTACTTACCTAAGATGGGTGAAAGTGTGATGGAAGCAATAGTATTGCATTGGTGTGTAAGCGAGGGAGCAACTATTGTGGAAGGTGCGCCTCTATTGGAGGTTGCCACAGATAAGGTTGATGCAGAAATTCCCGCTGCTTATACTGGTAAGGTTAAAAAATTATTAGTAAGCAAAGGAGCGGTAGTGGCCATTGGAGCGCCTATTGCTTTATTAGAAGTCGAAAATATTGTGCTACCTACTGTGGCCCATGAACAATCTTCTATAGGGGTACAATCCACTGTAGCCGCTGTAGCAGCCACCCTCCCACCACCTAATGTGGGAGATAGATCCTTTGCTTTGCAAGCTTTTAGCAAAGCAAAACTCACCCCCGTAGCCAGGCATATTGCGAAGCAGCATGGTATTTCAGCAGATGAGCTATCCAGATTGGCTGGTTGTGCTACCGATCATTGGGTGACCAAAGCAGCCCTTTTGGCTTATTTAAGCAAGCGAATGCCCAACCATACTCCCCCTTCCGATCGCCATTTGTTTCATGAAGCCGTTACCCCTTTAGAGGGGGATGAGGTAGTCCAAATGGACCGTGTGCGCAAACTCATTGCCGATCGTATGGTTGCATCTAAGCAAATTGCACCGCATGTTACCTCTTTTATACGTGCGGATGTAACCTCCATTGTTGCTTGGAGGAATCAATATAAGGCTTCTTTTGAGGAAAAGTATGGGATTAAGTTGACCTATAATCCTATTTTTATGACAGTGATTGCACGTGCCTTACAACAATTTCCACTGCTCAATGCAGTAGTAGCAGCAGATCGAATTATTAAGCGCAAGCATGTTAATATAGGTTTTGCAGTGGCATTACCAGATGGTAATGTATTGGTTCCTGTGGTCCATAGAGTAGAACAGCTTGGTTTGGTATCATTGGCCAGGCAGATTGATGTGTTGATCCATAAAGCACGCAGCGGCACCATTATGCCTGATGCACTAACCGGCGCCAGCTATACCATTTCTAATATTGGTTGTTTTGATAACCTAATGGGCACACCTATTATTGTACAACCACAAGTAGCTATTCTTGCATTGGGGCTTATTGAAAAACGGCCTGCTGTGGTCTATGTTCAGGGAAAAGAAACCATTGCTATTCGCGATGAGCTGTTTCTATCCCATACCTACGACCACCGAATTATAGATGGAGCCTTGGGAGGAGGGTTTTTAAAACATTTAGCCAAGGAATTGACATCTTTTGTAGAGAATATAGATCAGTATCCATTTACATAA